A stretch of Myxocyprinus asiaticus isolate MX2 ecotype Aquarium Trade chromosome 42, UBuf_Myxa_2, whole genome shotgun sequence DNA encodes these proteins:
- the si:ch73-1a9.3 gene encoding non-histone chromosomal protein HMG-like, whose translation MPKRSKANNDSEVSEPKRRSERLVNKPAPPKAEPKPKKAPAKPKKTKEPKAAKEEEKKEEVPAENGETKADEEASATEDADKKEEDGE comes from the exons ATGCCTAAAAGGAGCAAA GCGAACAATGATTCTGAAGTCTCTGAG CCTAAAAGAAGGTCGGAGAGATTGGTAAAC AAACCTGCACCCCCAAAGGCGGAGCCTAAGCCAAAA AAGGCACCTGCCAAACCTAAGAAAACTAAGGAACCCAAGGCGGccaaggaggaggagaagaaagaggAGGTGCCCGCAGAAAACGGAGAGACAAAAGCTGATGAAGAG gCATCGGCAACAGAAGACGCCGACAAGAAGGAAGAAGACGGGGAATAA